The following are from one region of the Pseudodesulfovibrio piezophilus C1TLV30 genome:
- a CDS encoding saccharopine dehydrogenase NADP-binding domain-containing protein yields the protein MMNREKRKVAVLGGSGDIGQVVCEELEKFGDISIVLGGRSLGRLQDSASRLSGAEVRQCDVVSGAVGQFDDCEIIMNCTGPSCETGPAVAKIALESGAHYVDVGGYALLRESLQQHDEQVRNLRRSHVLSAGWMPGLSEVFVRYALEQAEARQGKARDVTLYCGARDTWSLASARDMVWHIFSDMKFGWFDQGIWQGRSMFRVNSSVDMPQLPDSRQVASWIFNAPSAPLAVERPDVRFRTGLVLVGPYTRLSLVFVKVFMRGWRKQAARLLRAGINKDAQQKGPIGILRAVVTAESGESFVLSLSESRNHWITGLVAAHTAHFILSGDARPGVHYLGEAVNAKSFLDSLQKGGVQLEEVA from the coding sequence ATGATGAACAGGGAAAAGAGAAAAGTTGCTGTACTCGGTGGCAGTGGTGATATCGGGCAGGTTGTTTGCGAGGAATTGGAGAAATTTGGCGATATATCCATAGTATTGGGCGGACGTTCTCTTGGGCGCTTGCAGGATAGTGCTTCTCGGTTGTCAGGAGCGGAGGTTCGTCAATGCGATGTCGTCAGCGGGGCGGTCGGTCAATTTGATGATTGTGAGATTATCATGAACTGCACCGGGCCTTCTTGCGAAACAGGCCCGGCAGTGGCGAAAATCGCTCTGGAATCCGGCGCTCATTATGTTGATGTCGGGGGGTATGCTTTGTTGCGGGAGAGCCTGCAACAGCATGATGAACAGGTGCGAAACCTCCGACGCAGTCATGTCCTTTCCGCCGGGTGGATGCCCGGATTATCTGAGGTGTTTGTCCGGTATGCGCTGGAACAGGCAGAGGCTCGACAGGGAAAGGCCCGCGACGTGACGCTCTATTGTGGGGCTCGCGATACATGGTCTCTGGCATCTGCTCGGGATATGGTGTGGCATATTTTTTCAGACATGAAGTTCGGATGGTTCGATCAGGGGATATGGCAGGGGCGGTCCATGTTCAGAGTTAACTCTTCCGTGGATATGCCACAGTTGCCGGATAGCAGACAGGTTGCGTCATGGATATTCAATGCCCCATCAGCCCCTCTTGCGGTGGAAAGGCCTGATGTCCGTTTTCGTACAGGGTTGGTTCTGGTCGGACCGTATACACGGTTGTCTCTTGTTTTCGTCAAGGTATTCATGCGTGGTTGGCGGAAACAGGCGGCGCGTTTGTTGCGTGCGGGTATCAACAAGGACGCTCAGCAGAAAGGGCCAATCGGTATCCTTCGCGCTGTTGTCACGGCTGAATCAGGCGAGAGCTTTGTCCTTTCCCTTTCTGAATCACGTAACCATTGGATTACCGGGTTGGTCGCTGCGCACACGGCACATTTCATTCTTTCTGGTGATGCTCGGCCAGGGGTGCATTATTTGGGAGAGGCTGTGAATGCGAAGTCTTTTCTCGATTCACTGCAAAAAGGTGGAGTACAACTTGAGGAGGTGGCTTGA